The following coding sequences lie in one Apium graveolens cultivar Ventura chromosome 3, ASM990537v1, whole genome shotgun sequence genomic window:
- the LOC141713945 gene encoding uncharacterized protein LOC141713945, producing the protein MDNNRGWMYQRIDSGGYLTSAFVNGLESLMEYVISREESMNGTNIQCPCFKCENGKFWNAETVKLHLMKKGFVRDYYVWDRHGEPYVSRQRAEQSSPHYSNRNGERDDDNLMYNMVMDAAGPSFVPEIPNAEAQKLYDILKSLERELYEGCETSQLSAMAQMLSLKSDHHWSEACYDQTSQFFKGILPQDNAFLDSFYSTKKYMEELGLPSEYIDCCVNGCMIYWGEDINMESCKFCSHPRYKTRLNKSKKERKKVPFKRMIYFPLAPRLQRLYASPTTATHMRWHAEHDQEEGVMRHCSDSEEWKQFDRAHPSFSSETKNVRLGLSADGFQPFGATGRQYSSWPIIVTFC; encoded by the coding sequence ATGGATAATAATAGAGGTTGGATGTATCAAAGGATTGATAGTGGAGGATATTTAACTTCGGCTTTTGTAAATGGCTTGGAAAGCTTAATGGAATATGTTATATCTCGAGAAGAATCTATGAATGGAACAAATATTCAGTGTCCATGTTTCAAGTGTGAGAATGGCAAATTCTGGAATGCGGAAACAGTAAAATTGCACTTAATGAAGAAAGGGTTTGTAAGAGATTATTATGTGTGGGATCGACATGGAGAGCCATATGTTTCTAGACAAAGGGCAGAGCAATCCTCCCCACATTACTCCAATAGAAATGGTGAAAGAGATGATGATAACCTAATGTACAACATGGTGATGGATGCTGCTGGTCCAAGTTTTGTCCCAGAAATTCCAAATGCAGAGGCACAAAAGTTGTATGATATTTTGAAATCTTTAGAAAGAGAGTTATATGAAGGTTGTGAAACTTCTCAGTTGTCTGCCATGGCTCAGATGTTGAGtttaaaatctgatcatcattgGTCAGAGGCATGTTATGATCAGACGTCACAGTTCTTCAAAGGCATTCTGCCTCAAGATAATGCATTTCTTGATAGCTTTTACAGTACGAAGAAGTATATGGAAGAGTTGGGGCTTCCTTCAGAGTATATTGATTGTTGTGTTAATGGATGCATGATATATTGGGGTGAAGATATCAACATGGAGTCATGTAAATTTTGTTCACATCCGAGATACAAAACAAGACTTAACAAATCCAAGAAGGAGAGAAAGAAAGTGCCTTTTAAAAGGATGATCTATTTTCCATTGGCACCGAGATTGCAACGATTGTATGCTTCGCCTACAACAGCAACCCATATGAGATGGCATGCCGAACATGATCAGGAAGAAGGTGTAATGCGTCATTGTTCAGACTCAGAGGAGTGGAAACAATTCGATAGAGCACATCCCTCATTTTCCTCAGAGACGAAAAATGTAAGACTAGGACTTTCTGCTGATGGGTTTCAACCATTTGGTGCAACAGGTAGACAATATTCTTCTTGGCCAATTATAGTGACTTTCTGCTGA